The Urocitellus parryii isolate mUroPar1 chromosome 6, mUroPar1.hap1, whole genome shotgun sequence genome includes a window with the following:
- the Adig gene encoding adipogenin isoform X2, whose product MAPACQVPGAALPAPQAGQHRLSCTMKYPLVPLVNNLTFSFLVFWLCLPVGLLLFLLIIWLRFLLNQDSEENASDLYLNWEPWSQGPAEFCWKGPLHDPEEEGLYWSACSTSHTLASGLLVSD is encoded by the exons ATGGCCCCAGCCTGCCAGGTCCCAGGGGCAGCCCTGCCAGCCCCCCAGGCTGGCCAGCATAGACTCTCATGCACCATGAAGTACCCTCTGGTGCCCCTGGTGAATAACCTCACATTCTCTTTCCTGGTGTTCTGGCTCTGCCTGCCCGTGGGTTTGCTGCTGTTCTTGTTGATCATCTGGTTGCGCTTCTTACTTAACCAAG ATTCAGAGGAAAATGCTTCAGATTTATATCTCAACTGGGAGCCCTGGAGCCAAGGGCCAGCTGAGTTTTGCTGGAAGGGGCCACTCCATGACCCAGAAGAGGAGGGGCTCTACTGGTCAGCCTGCTCTACCAG CCATACACTCGCTTCCGGCTTGCTTGTCTCAGATTGA
- the Adig gene encoding adipogenin isoform X1, producing the protein MAPACQVPGAALPAPQAGQHRLSCTMKYPLVPLVNNLTFSFLVFWLCLPVGLLLFLLIIWLRFLLNQDSEENASDLYLNWEPWSQGPAEFCWKGPLHDPEEEGLYWSACSTRSSHTLASGLLVSD; encoded by the exons ATGGCCCCAGCCTGCCAGGTCCCAGGGGCAGCCCTGCCAGCCCCCCAGGCTGGCCAGCATAGACTCTCATGCACCATGAAGTACCCTCTGGTGCCCCTGGTGAATAACCTCACATTCTCTTTCCTGGTGTTCTGGCTCTGCCTGCCCGTGGGTTTGCTGCTGTTCTTGTTGATCATCTGGTTGCGCTTCTTACTTAACCAAG ATTCAGAGGAAAATGCTTCAGATTTATATCTCAACTGGGAGCCCTGGAGCCAAGGGCCAGCTGAGTTTTGCTGGAAGGGGCCACTCCATGACCCAGAAGAGGAGGGGCTCTACTGGTCAGCCTGCTCTACCAG GTCCAGCCATACACTCGCTTCCGGCTTGCTTGTCTCAGATTGA